From Phenylobacterium montanum, the proteins below share one genomic window:
- a CDS encoding DUF1330 domain-containing protein: protein MTAYLVLDFSINDLRGFLPYVEAIPAFIEKHGGRYIVRGAEPTVMEGDWAPERLVILEFPARENAEAFLNDPDAQSLFSLRHRTTNSRLVLVEGCD, encoded by the coding sequence ATGACGGCCTATCTGGTGCTGGACTTCTCCATCAACGACCTCCGGGGCTTCCTGCCCTATGTCGAGGCCATTCCGGCGTTCATCGAAAAGCACGGCGGCCGATACATCGTCCGCGGCGCCGAGCCGACCGTCATGGAGGGCGACTGGGCCCCCGAACGGCTGGTCATCCTCGAATTTCCCGCCCGCGAAAACGCCGAGGCCTTCCTGAACGATCCCGACGCGCAGAGCCTGTTCAGCCTGCGCCATCGGACGACCAACAGTCGGTTGGTGCTGGTCGAGG